In the Xiamenia xianingshaonis genome, one interval contains:
- a CDS encoding D-alanine--D-alanine ligase family protein, producing the protein MGLKVAVLMGGASFEREFSLASGKNVCEALEAAGHKVIPLDTTGDLVPTLRSERPDVCYSALHGKHGEDGTIQSLLEFLDVPFVGSPGFVCQKAWNKDSMHSQMATYRAITGEAPIASWPQGLYIARDAFKDMGAATALDLIPERVIGGFPVCVKPARGGSAMGVHKVSCAEELGEAILDALAFDEAVVIEQWVDGVELAVSVLGNGWDAHALPPVEIVKKTAMFDTQARMTSGMVDYFCPVRLESLSPDEADAQAIRAEVERAALEVYRAYNARDLARIDMIWDGAEAKVFEVNVSPGMAENSLFPTACQAAGLSLSAVLDELVQVAVER; encoded by the coding sequence ATGGGTCTGAAAGTGGCAGTGCTGATGGGCGGCGCGTCGTTTGAGCGCGAGTTTTCCCTGGCCAGCGGCAAGAATGTGTGCGAGGCGCTCGAGGCTGCCGGGCACAAGGTCATCCCGCTCGACACAACGGGCGATCTGGTGCCCACCCTTCGCAGCGAGCGTCCGGACGTGTGCTACAGCGCGCTTCACGGCAAGCACGGTGAGGACGGCACCATTCAAAGCCTGCTTGAGTTTTTGGACGTGCCTTTCGTCGGGTCGCCTGGGTTCGTGTGCCAAAAGGCGTGGAACAAGGACTCGATGCACTCGCAGATGGCGACGTATCGCGCCATCACGGGCGAGGCGCCCATCGCGTCGTGGCCGCAGGGTCTCTACATCGCTCGCGACGCGTTCAAGGACATGGGCGCGGCGACGGCGCTCGATCTGATTCCCGAGCGCGTGATCGGGGGTTTTCCCGTGTGCGTGAAGCCGGCGCGCGGCGGATCGGCCATGGGCGTGCACAAGGTCAGCTGCGCCGAAGAGCTGGGCGAGGCTATTCTCGATGCGCTCGCCTTTGACGAGGCCGTGGTCATCGAGCAGTGGGTCGACGGCGTTGAGCTGGCCGTTTCGGTGTTGGGCAACGGTTGGGACGCGCACGCGCTGCCGCCGGTGGAAATCGTCAAGAAGACGGCCATGTTCGACACGCAGGCCCGCATGACGTCTGGCATGGTGGATTATTTCTGTCCGGTGCGGCTGGAATCGCTGTCGCCCGACGAGGCCGACGCGCAGGCGATCCGCGCCGAAGTGGAGCGTGCCGCGCTTGAGGTGTACCGCGCCTACAACGCCCGCGACCTGGCCCGCATCGACATGATCTGGGACGGGGCCGAAGCGAAGGTGTTCGAAGTAAACGTCTCTCCCGGCATGGCGGAAAACTCACTGTTCCCGACGGCGTGCCAGGCAGCGGGCTTGTCGCTGTCGGCCGTGCTCGACGAACTGGTGCAGGTGGCCGTCGAACGCTAG
- a CDS encoding aminotransferase-like domain-containing protein, which produces MTTAHLAFDETNDAIADRVRVMRSSAVRDLFSAATRADVISLSGGMPDVSLLPASALEAAMGAALRDERAIALQYGPTDGLASTRRVVCDLMRDIGVRVKPDQVLLTSGAQQALDLLAKTFINPSDIIIAEGPTYLGALQAFSAYQPDVRCIPFDEDGMRMDLLEAELKTIGKGNPRLKFCYTIPNFQNPGGVTMSMERRKRLLELSHEYGFFVVEDDPYGRLRYDGGHMVPLKALDSDVVYLGTVSKTFAPGLRTGWIVAPKTVLARINLVKQGTDLCGSAMNQVVVEHYFVDTPWERTLQGFVKVYRERRDAMLAALDEFFPPEASWTHPEGGFFVWVTLPPYFDTDSMLSEALEAGVTYVPGNSFFPDGKTGRNSMRINFSYETPEKIAEAIRRLAGAIQDRLDLYRAFIAAGAIKVPEEA; this is translated from the coding sequence ATGACGACTGCTCATCTCGCCTTTGACGAAACCAACGACGCCATCGCCGATCGCGTGCGCGTGATGCGCTCTTCGGCCGTGCGCGATCTGTTTTCGGCTGCTACCAGGGCCGACGTCATCTCGCTGTCAGGCGGCATGCCCGACGTTTCGCTGCTGCCCGCTTCGGCGCTTGAAGCGGCCATGGGTGCTGCCCTGCGCGACGAACGGGCGATCGCGCTGCAGTACGGCCCGACGGACGGCCTGGCATCCACCCGGCGCGTGGTGTGCGACCTCATGCGCGACATCGGCGTGCGCGTGAAACCGGACCAAGTACTGTTAACGAGCGGGGCTCAGCAAGCGCTCGACCTGCTGGCGAAGACGTTCATCAATCCGAGCGACATCATCATCGCCGAAGGCCCCACGTACCTCGGCGCCCTACAGGCGTTTTCCGCCTATCAGCCCGACGTGCGCTGCATCCCCTTCGACGAAGACGGCATGCGCATGGACTTGCTGGAAGCCGAGCTGAAAACTATCGGCAAGGGCAATCCTCGGCTGAAGTTCTGCTACACCATTCCCAACTTCCAAAATCCCGGCGGCGTGACCATGTCGATGGAGCGTCGCAAGCGGCTGCTGGAGCTGTCGCACGAATACGGCTTCTTCGTCGTGGAGGACGATCCGTACGGCCGCCTGCGCTACGATGGCGGCCACATGGTGCCGCTGAAGGCGCTCGACAGCGACGTGGTGTATTTGGGCACGGTGTCGAAAACGTTCGCGCCCGGCCTGCGCACGGGTTGGATCGTGGCGCCGAAAACGGTGCTTGCCCGCATCAACCTGGTGAAACAGGGAACCGACCTGTGCGGCAGTGCGATGAACCAGGTGGTGGTCGAGCACTATTTCGTCGACACGCCGTGGGAGCGCACGCTGCAAGGGTTCGTGAAGGTGTACCGCGAACGGCGCGACGCCATGCTGGCTGCGCTGGACGAGTTCTTCCCGCCGGAGGCCAGCTGGACGCATCCCGAGGGCGGCTTTTTCGTATGGGTGACGCTGCCGCCGTATTTCGACACCGACTCCATGCTGTCCGAAGCGCTGGAGGCCGGCGTGACGTACGTGCCGGGCAACAGCTTTTTCCCTGATGGGAAGACGGGTCGCAACTCGATGCGCATCAACTTCAGCTACGAGACGCCGGAAAAGATCGCCGAGGCCATCCGTCGGCTGGCGGGCGCGATCCAAGACCGGCTGGATTTGTACCGCGCGTTCATCGCGGCGGGCGCCATCAAGGTGCCGGAGGAAGCGTAG
- the serS gene encoding serine--tRNA ligase, which translates to MLDVKFVRDNQEAVAQAMENRHASWDAARFSELDEARRAAIAQEEALQNERNTLSKSIGKLMQEGNAAEAETAKERMHVIREEIAAFTAKRKEADAALAELLLRVPNMPSDTTPVGDDENDNPEVRRWGTPRDFAAEGFEAQAHWDLGPELGIMDPDRAVKLAASRFVLLGGLGARLERALINFMADTHTSRGYKEWWCPAMANAETLTGTGQLPKFEEDLFHTTEGLYLIPTAEVQLTNIHAGEVLDGKDLPLHYCGYTPCFREEAGSAGRDTRGLIRVHQFDKVEMVKYAKPDESFDELESMVADAENILQLLGLPYRVICLCTGDLGFSAAKTYDLEVWLPSYNGYKEISSCSNCTDFQARRANIKYRDPENFKGSRYVHTLNGSGLAVGRTMAAIIENYQQADGSIKVPDVLVPYMGGVEVITAQ; encoded by the coding sequence ATGCTCGACGTCAAGTTTGTTCGCGACAACCAAGAGGCCGTGGCTCAGGCCATGGAGAACCGCCATGCGTCGTGGGACGCGGCTCGCTTTTCGGAATTGGACGAGGCGCGTCGTGCGGCCATCGCCCAGGAAGAAGCGCTGCAAAATGAGCGCAACACGCTGTCCAAGTCCATCGGCAAGCTGATGCAAGAGGGCAATGCGGCTGAAGCCGAAACCGCGAAGGAGCGCATGCACGTCATCCGCGAGGAAATCGCCGCCTTCACGGCCAAGCGCAAGGAGGCCGACGCCGCGCTGGCCGAGCTTCTGCTCAGGGTTCCCAACATGCCCAGCGACACCACGCCGGTGGGCGACGACGAGAACGACAACCCCGAAGTGCGCCGCTGGGGCACGCCGCGCGATTTCGCCGCGGAGGGCTTCGAGGCTCAGGCGCACTGGGACCTCGGTCCTGAGCTGGGCATTATGGATCCCGACCGCGCCGTCAAGCTGGCAGCCAGCCGCTTTGTGCTGCTGGGCGGCCTGGGCGCTCGGCTGGAGCGTGCGCTCATCAACTTCATGGCCGACACGCACACCTCGCGCGGCTACAAGGAGTGGTGGTGCCCGGCCATGGCCAACGCCGAAACGCTGACGGGCACGGGCCAGCTGCCGAAGTTCGAAGAGGACCTGTTCCACACCACCGAAGGGCTCTATCTCATCCCGACGGCCGAGGTGCAGCTGACCAACATCCACGCGGGCGAGGTGCTCGACGGCAAGGATCTGCCGCTGCATTATTGCGGCTACACGCCCTGCTTCCGCGAAGAGGCGGGCAGCGCCGGCCGCGATACGCGCGGGCTCATTCGCGTGCATCAGTTCGACAAGGTCGAGATGGTGAAGTACGCCAAGCCCGACGAGAGCTTCGACGAGCTGGAATCCATGGTGGCCGACGCCGAGAACATCCTGCAGCTGTTGGGCCTGCCGTATCGCGTCATTTGCCTGTGCACCGGTGACCTGGGCTTTTCTGCTGCGAAGACATACGATCTGGAAGTGTGGCTGCCCAGCTACAACGGGTACAAGGAAATCTCCAGCTGCTCGAACTGCACCGATTTCCAGGCGCGTCGCGCGAACATCAAGTACCGCGATCCGGAGAACTTCAAGGGGTCGCGCTATGTGCACACGCTGAACGGGTCGGGCTTGGCGGTCGGGCGCACCATGGCCGCCATCATCGAGAACTACCAACAGGCCGACGGCTCCATCAAGGTGCCTGACGTGCTGGTCCCGTACATGGGCGGGGTCGAGGTCATCACCGCGCAGTAA
- a CDS encoding NlpC/P60 family protein has protein sequence MSISMGQRVGKSALAVVVAAACSGAAATTALVSEASNPQTAYAAQAGWKKSGKRWWYQNDDGSYPKSGWKSISKEWYLFDQSGYMLTGWQQIDGKWYYLDGSGAMQTGWLQQKGKWYYLSKSGAMKTGWGKVGKTWYYFDTNSGAMRTGWQQIDGKWYYLDGSGAMQTGWLQQKGKWYYLTSSGAMKTGWGKVGKTQYYFDANSGAMRTGWLEDAGNWYYLDGSGAMHTGWLKKGRTSYFLNPSTGAALRGFQYVGGSLRFFDETSCAMVTKPFVAGSQFYLADEGGVVEPTGWYVDAHNNASMTVPGSSVTLTGKLVGGTRIQLTQGWNGWRTIGKNTYYCDAANNNTIAMGWQKIGGEQYYFDGSCAMVKQACVPAGDGTYWYMDKNGRHNKQEAVNILMRTAKSLLGLKYVWGGLDPEKGMDCSGFVYYCYSKIGLDPGRSSYAMQNAGVEVSSPQAGDIVLMYYNQAPNYDPNLSEHAALFAGGGMIYEEPGPGGKCQYVPLASKYSNKYVYRQLLS, from the coding sequence ATGAGCATATCCATGGGGCAACGGGTCGGCAAAAGCGCGCTCGCCGTTGTGGTGGCCGCTGCTTGTTCTGGTGCAGCTGCAACAACGGCGCTGGTCAGCGAGGCGTCGAATCCGCAGACAGCGTATGCTGCCCAGGCTGGTTGGAAGAAGTCGGGCAAGCGTTGGTGGTATCAGAACGACGACGGCAGCTATCCGAAATCGGGTTGGAAGAGCATTTCGAAGGAATGGTACCTCTTCGACCAGTCCGGCTATATGCTGACCGGCTGGCAGCAGATCGACGGAAAGTGGTACTACCTCGACGGCAGCGGCGCCATGCAGACCGGGTGGCTGCAGCAAAAGGGGAAGTGGTACTACTTGTCCAAGTCCGGAGCCATGAAGACCGGCTGGGGAAAAGTGGGCAAGACCTGGTATTACTTCGACACGAACAGCGGCGCCATGCGCACGGGCTGGCAGCAGATCGACGGAAAGTGGTACTACCTCGACGGCAGCGGCGCCATGCAGACCGGCTGGCTGCAGCAAAAAGGAAAGTGGTACTACCTGACCTCGTCCGGAGCCATGAAGACCGGATGGGGAAAAGTAGGCAAGACCCAGTATTACTTCGACGCAAACAGCGGAGCCATGCGCACGGGCTGGCTTGAGGATGCCGGAAACTGGTACTACCTTGACGGCAGCGGAGCCATGCACACCGGCTGGCTGAAAAAGGGCCGCACGTCCTACTTCCTGAATCCTTCGACCGGCGCGGCGCTGCGCGGGTTCCAGTACGTCGGCGGCTCCCTCCGCTTCTTCGACGAGACGTCGTGCGCTATGGTCACGAAGCCGTTCGTCGCCGGCTCCCAGTTCTATCTCGCGGACGAAGGCGGCGTCGTCGAGCCGACCGGCTGGTACGTCGACGCGCACAACAACGCGTCCATGACCGTGCCGGGATCGAGCGTGACGCTAACGGGCAAGCTGGTCGGCGGCACGCGCATCCAGCTGACGCAAGGCTGGAACGGCTGGCGGACCATCGGCAAGAACACCTATTACTGCGACGCGGCCAACAACAACACCATCGCGATGGGTTGGCAGAAGATCGGCGGCGAGCAGTATTACTTCGACGGGTCGTGCGCCATGGTGAAGCAGGCGTGCGTTCCCGCAGGTGACGGCACGTATTGGTACATGGACAAGAACGGGCGCCACAACAAGCAGGAGGCCGTGAACATCCTCATGAGGACGGCGAAATCGCTGCTGGGGCTGAAGTACGTGTGGGGCGGCCTCGATCCGGAGAAGGGCATGGACTGCTCGGGGTTCGTGTATTACTGCTACTCGAAGATCGGGCTTGATCCGGGGCGGTCGAGCTATGCCATGCAGAACGCCGGCGTGGAGGTGTCGTCCCCGCAGGCGGGCGACATCGTGCTGATGTATTACAACCAGGCCCCGAACTACGACCCGAACCTGTCCGAGCACGCGGCCTTGTTTGCCGGGGGCGGCATGATCTACGAAGAGCCTGGTCCTGGCGGGAAGTGCCAGTACGTCCCGCTGGCGTCGAAGTACTCGAACAAGTACGTCTACCGCCAGCTGCTGTCGTAG
- a CDS encoding signal peptidase I gives MSELGEAEGVAAGGTQAAAPAGGRTRGLPKGKGYLRWMPAALRAIGFAMLLLAIVVLVPTAVPRVLGMDTFAIQTASMAPTMPVGSLVLVQPVDAADIPEGEAAAFHRGDSVVVHRVITNQVVEGYLVTKGDANQLEDQEPVPYPDVIGQVTYTIPYLGAFGEILSTVTGKIYFALFIVAALLVIILANQQTAQRRYLTRS, from the coding sequence ATGAGCGAGCTGGGCGAGGCAGAGGGCGTGGCAGCAGGCGGGACGCAGGCAGCAGCGCCGGCGGGCGGCCGGACGCGCGGCCTTCCCAAGGGCAAGGGGTATTTGCGCTGGATGCCGGCAGCACTGCGGGCGATCGGCTTCGCCATGCTTTTGCTGGCCATCGTGGTATTAGTGCCGACGGCGGTCCCACGCGTGCTGGGCATGGACACGTTCGCCATCCAGACGGCGTCCATGGCTCCGACGATGCCGGTCGGCTCGCTCGTGCTGGTGCAGCCCGTCGACGCCGCCGACATCCCCGAAGGCGAGGCGGCAGCATTCCATCGCGGCGACAGCGTCGTCGTCCACCGAGTAATTACGAACCAAGTAGTGGAAGGCTACCTTGTGACGAAAGGCGACGCCAATCAGCTGGAGGACCAAGAGCCCGTCCCGTACCCCGACGTCATCGGCCAGGTGACCTACACCATTCCCTACCTGGGCGCATTCGGCGAAATCCTGTCGACCGTGACCGGCAAGATCTACTTCGCCCTGTTCATCGTGGCGGCCCTGCTGGTGATAATCCTCGCCAACCAGCAAACAGCCCAACGCCGCTACCTCACGCGCAGCTGA
- a CDS encoding MucBP domain-containing protein, which translates to MMRASLASATRRAFGIAATVLLTIALSVTFALAGAPSVAQAEPYTYTLTIFAGGQGSLDKAGVAAPSHAHVTGDGQQLTVSGLELGDRVSLTNDIATVEEGSKYYVKGVRMGGRDNNTATTRPSFAVEGDRDYVVAYGMRGQLVAYTVHFVDENGQDLSEPRTYYGNVGDKAVVACLYFDGYQPQAYNLAKTLVEDESQNVLTFEYAPVENPAATADSGVEIPEPGMVEPGDTTVQDVPSGDATGEAEGAAADGAAGAEGEAGGAGDAAAGGAADEAAAPEEEVIGDNENALSQPEELKDVDQIADDAVPFAQGVGGAAQSPVGMGLIAALLALAAAGVIYFALSRRRAARAADVLTVPVGPNREEELDDDAGSGRGGRYDASSGTDESGTAR; encoded by the coding sequence ATGATGCGAGCTTCTCTGGCTTCTGCCACGCGCCGCGCTTTTGGGATTGCTGCGACGGTTTTGCTGACCATTGCGCTGAGCGTGACGTTTGCGCTGGCAGGAGCGCCGTCCGTCGCACAGGCCGAGCCCTACACCTACACGCTGACCATTTTCGCCGGCGGCCAAGGGTCGCTTGACAAGGCGGGCGTTGCGGCGCCGTCGCACGCGCACGTGACGGGCGACGGCCAGCAGCTGACCGTCAGCGGCCTTGAGCTGGGCGACCGCGTGTCGCTGACGAACGACATCGCGACTGTCGAGGAAGGCAGCAAGTATTACGTCAAGGGCGTGCGCATGGGCGGTCGCGATAACAATACGGCCACGACGCGCCCGTCGTTTGCGGTCGAGGGCGACCGCGACTACGTGGTCGCGTACGGCATGCGCGGCCAGCTGGTGGCGTACACGGTGCATTTTGTTGATGAAAACGGTCAGGATTTGTCCGAGCCGCGCACGTATTACGGCAACGTCGGCGACAAGGCGGTCGTGGCGTGCCTGTACTTCGACGGCTACCAGCCCCAGGCGTACAACCTGGCAAAAACCCTGGTAGAAGACGAGTCGCAGAACGTGTTGACGTTTGAATACGCGCCGGTCGAAAACCCGGCCGCGACGGCAGATTCCGGCGTGGAGATACCCGAGCCGGGGATGGTGGAGCCTGGCGACACGACGGTGCAAGACGTGCCGTCGGGCGATGCGACGGGAGAGGCTGAAGGCGCCGCCGCAGACGGGGCTGCCGGCGCCGAGGGCGAAGCGGGCGGCGCGGGCGATGCGGCCGCTGGCGGAGCCGCCGACGAGGCAGCCGCGCCCGAAGAGGAAGTCATCGGGGACAACGAGAACGCGCTCAGCCAGCCCGAAGAGCTGAAAGACGTGGATCAGATAGCAGACGACGCCGTCCCGTTCGCGCAAGGCGTCGGCGGGGCAGCGCAGAGCCCGGTGGGGATGGGCCTCATCGCGGCGCTGCTGGCGCTGGCGGCAGCCGGGGTGATCTATTTCGCGCTGAGCCGTCGCAGGGCCGCGCGGGCAGCCGACGTGCTGACCGTGCCGGTAGGCCCGAACCGGGAAGAGGAGCTTGACGACGACGCAGGCAGCGGGCGTGGCGGCAGGTACGACGCGAGCAGCGGCACGGACGAATCTGGAACGGCGCGGTAG
- a CDS encoding DUF5979 domain-containing protein yields MARLKYPAMAALLALALLVLPLFASAALAAGSVDGSRQCSVAISVPDDMPELATTPVTVSLYRVASMGDDGSLAATDRFASLDLNGAAYEDLDAAALADKAVACVTASASAEADATSTVTGTATMAGLAPGLYLIMASPASTASATYTFSPSLVPLPTWDDVSQSWVYDNVEVELKASVSDRMASLEIVKTLKTMDASLGNPTFVFDVKAELDGKVVYANVAAVSFDMAGKKSVVLADCIPVGSTVTVTEAYSGASYHATTAQSQTITIGADDLAPQVFFENEPTGDRKHGTGIENAFSKGDGGWQLEQRTADTQEVAA; encoded by the coding sequence ATGGCGCGATTGAAATATCCGGCGATGGCGGCGCTTCTGGCGCTCGCGTTGCTTGTGCTGCCGCTGTTCGCGTCGGCGGCTTTGGCTGCGGGATCGGTCGACGGCTCGCGGCAGTGCTCCGTTGCCATTAGCGTGCCCGACGACATGCCCGAACTGGCGACCACGCCCGTGACGGTTTCGCTGTATCGCGTGGCTTCGATGGGTGACGACGGGTCGCTTGCGGCCACCGACCGGTTTGCGTCGCTGGACCTGAACGGCGCGGCCTACGAAGACCTTGACGCCGCCGCGCTTGCCGACAAGGCGGTCGCATGCGTCACCGCGAGCGCGTCTGCCGAAGCGGACGCCACGTCCACCGTGACCGGCACCGCCACGATGGCCGGCCTGGCGCCGGGGCTGTACCTCATCATGGCAAGCCCCGCGAGCACGGCTTCGGCCACCTACACGTTCTCGCCTTCGCTCGTGCCGCTTCCCACCTGGGACGATGTGTCGCAAAGCTGGGTGTATGACAACGTGGAGGTCGAGCTGAAGGCTTCGGTGTCCGACCGGATGGCGTCGCTTGAGATCGTCAAGACGCTGAAGACCATGGACGCGTCGCTGGGCAATCCGACGTTCGTGTTCGACGTGAAGGCCGAGCTTGACGGCAAGGTCGTGTACGCCAACGTGGCGGCCGTGTCGTTCGACATGGCTGGGAAGAAGTCGGTCGTGCTGGCCGACTGCATTCCGGTGGGGTCTACGGTGACGGTCACCGAGGCGTATTCGGGCGCGTCGTACCACGCCACGACGGCCCAGTCGCAAACCATCACCATCGGTGCGGACGATCTGGCGCCGCAGGTGTTCTTCGAAAACGAGCCGACGGGCGACCGCAAGCACGGCACCGGCATCGAAAACGCCTTCAGCAAAGGCGACGGCGGCTGGCAGCTTGAACAGCGCACGGCCGATACCCAGGAGGTGGCGGCATAA
- a CDS encoding class C sortase, which produces MKKHLSTIVLVVILFVGLGVMLYPVISDAWNAHTQSRAVASYQGAVEAMDTSQRDQMLADAEAYNAKLAADKSIFYNPDALPEYESLLNVSGTGVIGVITIPKVDIELPIYHTTEESVLQIGVGHLQGSSLPVGGESTHAVLSGHRGLPSSKLFTDLDKLEEGDIFMITVLDRLLTYQVDQIRIVLPSEVDDLQIVDGEDLCTLFTCTPYGVNSHRMLVRGHRIENEGPLLNVTAEAQRIEPLVVLPAVGLPLLVLALLVAVWNNHRDRKRRDLLRDVGDTMGLDLRE; this is translated from the coding sequence ATGAAGAAGCATTTGTCAACCATAGTGCTGGTCGTCATCCTCTTCGTGGGCCTGGGCGTCATGCTGTACCCGGTCATCAGCGATGCCTGGAATGCGCATACCCAATCGCGAGCCGTCGCCAGCTATCAGGGGGCCGTCGAAGCGATGGACACCTCGCAGCGCGATCAGATGCTTGCCGACGCCGAAGCCTACAATGCCAAGCTGGCGGCCGACAAGAGCATCTTCTACAACCCGGACGCGCTGCCGGAATACGAATCGCTGCTGAACGTGTCGGGCACGGGCGTCATCGGCGTGATCACCATCCCGAAAGTGGACATTGAGCTGCCCATTTACCACACCACCGAAGAATCGGTGCTGCAGATCGGCGTGGGTCACTTGCAGGGGTCGAGCCTGCCGGTCGGCGGGGAAAGCACGCATGCGGTTTTGTCGGGGCATCGCGGCCTGCCCTCGTCAAAGCTGTTCACCGACCTTGATAAGTTAGAAGAGGGTGACATTTTCATGATCACGGTGCTGGACCGCCTGCTCACGTACCAGGTGGACCAGATTCGCATCGTGTTGCCCAGCGAGGTGGACGACCTGCAGATCGTCGACGGCGAGGATTTGTGCACGCTGTTCACCTGCACGCCGTACGGCGTCAATTCGCATCGGATGCTGGTGCGGGGCCACCGCATTGAAAACGAGGGTCCCCTGTTGAACGTCACGGCCGAGGCGCAGCGCATCGAGCCGTTGGTCGTGCTGCCGGCGGTGGGTCTGCCGCTGCTGGTGCTGGCTTTGCTGGTGGCCGTGTGGAACAACCACCGCGACCGCAAGCGCCGCGATCTGCTGCGGGACGTGGGGGACACGATGGGCCTTGACCTGCGCGAATGA
- a CDS encoding isopeptide-forming domain-containing fimbrial protein → MKRKLLAVICSVVMAMTMCVGVAFADTTCSITVNTTEPGHTYKAYQVFKGTLSKDKNTLSNVEWGDGVDQTKVVDGKNLKAAVQEISVGTGDNAVSFAGCDTPAKVAEKLGANQTAAGKTDNDVVDAFAKVVAKYLSSPQQTASVAPEAATASYVLSGLQPGYYIVTDDVANGSNLAESKYLVQLTNNVNMNPKADKPTVEKKVQEFNDTAGGEGVWQDAADYDGADTIKFQLKGTVPSRIADYSTYKYVFTDTLSKGLDVDLDSVKVYVTTEDSVGSTAPLSNANNACYTVSSVTTDEASGNKTFTITFTDLKKVPGVAAGANVFVQYDATFNENVAYGSAGNLNTVNLEYSNNPNGEGTGKTPDDKVIVFTFKATVDKVDKDSQPLKGAGFTLYKQTPKSDSATGEKEWTRVGDELKGQEMTKFEFKGLDSGIYKLEETTVPDGYNRAAAIEFEVRASYDALGDDPRFTELKIYKPGTDTEIAEFEIDSAKNASINITNLAGSVLPSTGGIGTTIFYVVGACLVVIAGVALVAKRRAAARRK, encoded by the coding sequence ATGAAACGAAAACTATTAGCAGTCATCTGCTCGGTCGTCATGGCGATGACCATGTGCGTCGGGGTTGCTTTTGCGGATACGACGTGCTCGATTACTGTCAATACCACAGAGCCTGGTCATACCTATAAGGCATATCAAGTCTTTAAGGGTACGCTTTCGAAGGATAAAAACACTCTTTCAAATGTAGAATGGGGAGATGGCGTTGATCAAACGAAAGTGGTCGATGGCAAGAATCTGAAAGCCGCAGTGCAGGAAATTAGTGTTGGAACTGGAGACAACGCTGTGTCGTTTGCCGGCTGCGATACTCCTGCTAAAGTTGCGGAAAAACTCGGTGCCAACCAGACTGCGGCGGGTAAAACCGACAACGATGTTGTTGACGCTTTTGCGAAAGTGGTAGCAAAATACCTGTCTTCTCCTCAGCAGACTGCGTCTGTAGCGCCCGAAGCTGCGACGGCAAGCTATGTTCTGAGCGGCTTGCAGCCAGGGTATTACATTGTCACAGATGATGTGGCTAATGGCAGTAACCTTGCTGAGTCTAAATACCTCGTTCAGCTGACCAACAATGTGAATATGAATCCGAAAGCCGATAAGCCCACGGTTGAGAAAAAGGTCCAAGAATTCAACGATACCGCTGGTGGTGAGGGCGTTTGGCAGGATGCTGCCGACTACGACGGCGCTGACACAATCAAGTTCCAACTCAAAGGCACTGTGCCATCTCGCATTGCTGACTATAGCACCTATAAATATGTCTTTACCGATACACTGAGCAAGGGTCTTGATGTCGATCTTGATTCGGTCAAGGTGTATGTGACAACCGAGGATAGTGTCGGCAGCACGGCGCCTCTGTCCAATGCAAATAATGCATGTTACACGGTTTCTAGCGTAACTACCGATGAAGCAAGTGGCAATAAAACCTTCACTATCACCTTTACGGATTTGAAAAAAGTTCCTGGCGTGGCGGCAGGTGCCAACGTTTTTGTTCAGTACGATGCAACTTTTAACGAAAATGTCGCCTATGGTTCTGCCGGCAACCTCAATACAGTTAACTTGGAGTATTCCAACAACCCGAATGGCGAAGGCACGGGCAAGACGCCTGACGACAAGGTTATCGTCTTTACGTTCAAGGCGACAGTCGACAAGGTCGACAAGGACAGCCAGCCTCTTAAAGGCGCTGGGTTCACGCTATACAAGCAAACTCCGAAGTCTGACTCAGCTACTGGCGAAAAGGAGTGGACTCGAGTAGGAGACGAACTTAAAGGCCAGGAGATGACGAAGTTTGAGTTCAAAGGCCTTGATTCTGGTATCTATAAACTCGAAGAGACCACCGTACCCGATGGCTACAACAGGGCTGCTGCTATCGAGTTCGAGGTGAGGGCGTCATATGATGCATTGGGCGATGATCCAAGGTTTACAGAGCTCAAGATCTATAAGCCTGGTACCGATACCGAAATAGCGGAATTCGAGATTGATTCTGCCAAGAATGCTTCAATTAACATCACAAACCTCGCCGGTTCCGTCCTCCCCTCCACTGGTGGCATTGGCACGACGATCTTCTATGTCGTGGGTGCTTGCCTCGTGGTGATCGCGGGCGTGGCTCTGGTTGCGAAGCGTCGTGCGGCTGCTCGTCGCAAGTAA